A genomic segment from Acidimicrobiia bacterium encodes:
- a CDS encoding dolichol-phosphate mannosyltransferase has product MKVLIALPTYNEAQSLGAIVSSVLARVPEASILVVDDSSPDGTGEIADKLAEEDSRVFALHRPAKAGLGSAYRDAFRWALQRDFDSVVEMDADFSHDPEALPELIAACDGSNLVIGSRYVNGGKVQNWSKARLLLSRGGNLYAAVALGLPIRDATAGFRVYSRSILERIDLDSVRTNGYAFQIEMAYKAFLLGADIVEVPITFTDRRVGESKMSGKIVAEALAWVTAEAIKRRLRRR; this is encoded by the coding sequence ATGAAAGTGCTCATAGCCCTGCCAACATACAACGAAGCTCAAAGCCTAGGAGCAATCGTGTCGTCAGTTCTAGCCAGAGTCCCCGAGGCGTCAATTCTCGTCGTCGATGACTCCTCTCCTGACGGAACCGGCGAGATTGCCGACAAGTTAGCCGAAGAAGACAGTCGTGTATTCGCGCTCCATAGGCCCGCTAAAGCAGGTTTGGGGTCCGCATACAGAGACGCCTTTCGGTGGGCATTGCAGAGAGACTTCGACTCTGTTGTCGAAATGGACGCCGACTTCTCACACGATCCGGAGGCATTACCAGAGCTCATCGCTGCCTGCGACGGCTCCAACCTAGTTATCGGAAGCCGGTATGTCAACGGGGGAAAGGTTCAAAACTGGTCAAAAGCGAGGCTATTGCTGAGCAGAGGCGGAAACCTTTATGCCGCTGTAGCGCTAGGACTGCCCATAAGGGATGCCACAGCTGGTTTCCGCGTCTACTCGCGCTCGATACTAGAGCGAATAGACCTCGACTCGGTTCGTACGAACGGCTATGCATTCCAGATAGAGATGGCTTACAAGGCCTTCCTTCTCGGAGCCGACATTGTAGAAGTACCCATTACTTTCACCGACCGCCGAGTTGGCGAATCGAAAATGTCGGGAAAAATCGTCGCCGAGGCACTGGCGTGGGTGACTGCGGAGGCTATAAAGCGACGGCTCCGACGCCGATAA
- a CDS encoding FAD-dependent oxidoreductase, giving the protein MVVGGAGPAGLTAAYEMTKHGIPGVVVEKDSVVGGIARTVNAEGWRFDIGGHRFFTKVKEVEDLWHEMMGDDFLTRPRLSRIYYKGRFYYYPLRAFNALRNLGIFEAFLCVLSYIKARLFPRPTEESFEDYIINKFGQRLYKHFFKTYTEKVWGVPCTEIRAEWAAQRIKGLSLTSAIINAVFKPKKQGIKTLIERFEYPRLGPGMMWEKFKDYVEQHGIEVRMDTEVEKILWDGNRITGVIVHPKGKDPYEIQATDFISSMPIKELVAKMDPPPPDAVRQAAQGLRYRDFLTVALVINEENLFEDNWIYIHSPDVKLGRIQNFKNWSPEMVPDPKKTCLGLEYFVFEGDDLWSMSDDALVKLGEEELLKLGLIEPGKVERGWVVRMPKAYPMYDSGYDQRIKTLRDFLDSVDGLHPVGRNGMHKYNNQDHSMLTAMLAVRNITGACYDVWSVNVEQEYHEEGEEVSLSDKRATATGTHIEAPMPATSTGS; this is encoded by the coding sequence GTGGTAGTGGGCGGCGCCGGGCCGGCCGGCCTAACCGCGGCATACGAAATGACCAAGCATGGTATCCCAGGCGTGGTGGTGGAAAAAGACTCGGTTGTCGGCGGCATTGCTCGCACCGTAAATGCGGAGGGGTGGCGCTTCGATATTGGCGGACACCGTTTCTTCACCAAGGTGAAAGAAGTAGAGGATCTTTGGCACGAGATGATGGGCGATGATTTCCTTACTCGCCCTCGACTGAGTCGCATTTATTACAAGGGTCGTTTTTACTATTATCCCCTCCGTGCTTTTAATGCATTGCGCAATCTCGGGATATTCGAAGCCTTTTTATGTGTCCTTAGCTACATAAAAGCCCGTCTATTTCCTAGGCCCACTGAAGAGTCATTCGAAGATTACATAATCAACAAGTTTGGTCAACGGCTATATAAGCATTTCTTTAAAACCTATACAGAAAAGGTATGGGGCGTACCATGCACCGAGATCCGGGCAGAATGGGCTGCTCAACGCATCAAAGGTCTTAGCCTAACATCCGCGATTATCAATGCGGTCTTCAAACCAAAAAAGCAGGGAATTAAAACTCTGATTGAGCGTTTTGAGTATCCACGTCTCGGGCCCGGAATGATGTGGGAAAAATTTAAAGACTATGTTGAACAACATGGAATAGAAGTGCGCATGGATACGGAAGTAGAGAAGATTCTATGGGACGGAAACCGCATTACAGGTGTCATCGTTCATCCTAAAGGTAAGGATCCATATGAAATTCAAGCCACAGACTTTATCTCTTCAATGCCCATCAAGGAGCTTGTCGCCAAGATGGATCCGCCGCCGCCTGACGCGGTAAGGCAGGCCGCGCAAGGGCTTAGATACCGAGATTTCCTAACCGTAGCTCTCGTGATTAATGAAGAGAACCTGTTCGAAGACAACTGGATTTATATCCACTCACCGGACGTAAAACTTGGTCGGATTCAGAATTTCAAAAATTGGAGCCCCGAGATGGTTCCGGATCCTAAAAAAACGTGCCTCGGGCTTGAGTACTTCGTCTTCGAAGGCGACGACCTGTGGAGTATGTCAGACGATGCTCTCGTAAAACTAGGCGAAGAAGAACTACTAAAACTAGGCCTCATAGAGCCCGGAAAAGTGGAGCGCGGATGGGTGGTTCGGATGCCAAAAGCCTATCCAATGTACGACAGCGGGTACGATCAACGAATAAAGACTCTGAGAGATTTTCTCGACTCTGTGGATGGACTGCACCCGGTGGGACGAAATGGCATGCACAAGTACAACAATCAAGACCATTCGATGCTCACTGCGATGCTAGCTGTGCGAAACATTACTGGTGCTTGTTATGACGTATGGTCAGTGAACGTAGAACAGGAGTATCACGAAGAGGGTGAGGAGGTATCGTTGTCCGATAAAAGGGCGACAGCGACAGGGACTCACATCGAAGCTCCGATGCCGGCTACTAGCACTGGCTCCTGA
- a CDS encoding glucose-1-phosphate thymidylyltransferase gives MKALVLAGGEGTRLRPITHTSAKQLVPVANKPILFYGLEAIAKAGITDVGIVVGDTGAEIKDAVGDGSRWGIIPTFIYQEKPLGLAHAVLISREYLGSDPFVMYLGDNILKYRIEGFVEEFLRCGANAQILLAKVPEPQRFGVAELDPDGRVRRLVEKPEHPPSDLALVGVYMFDEHIHEAVRSIQPSWRDELEITDAIQWLIDEGFEVRPHVISGWWKDTGRLEDLLEANRFVLEDIERSVEGDVDSESEVVGKVVVPKSAVIENSVIRGPAVIGENTVISRSFIGPFTSIYDGCRIEESTVEHSVVMECVTISCIERIEDSLIGKEVVVQRGSGKRPAALRLMVGDHSRVSLS, from the coding sequence ATGAAAGCATTAGTTCTGGCTGGCGGCGAGGGAACTCGCCTCAGGCCGATTACTCACACATCAGCAAAGCAACTGGTTCCTGTCGCCAACAAGCCGATTCTGTTTTATGGCCTAGAAGCTATAGCCAAGGCAGGAATAACCGATGTCGGCATTGTCGTGGGAGACACTGGCGCAGAAATAAAGGATGCTGTTGGAGATGGAAGTCGGTGGGGAATCATTCCGACCTTCATCTATCAAGAAAAGCCTCTCGGATTAGCGCACGCAGTTTTGATCTCGAGAGAGTATTTGGGATCCGATCCATTCGTTATGTACCTAGGAGACAACATTCTCAAGTACCGTATAGAAGGCTTTGTAGAAGAGTTTCTGAGGTGCGGAGCCAACGCGCAGATACTCCTTGCGAAGGTTCCAGAGCCACAACGCTTTGGTGTTGCCGAACTTGACCCGGATGGACGAGTACGCCGTCTTGTGGAGAAGCCCGAACATCCACCGAGTGACCTTGCTCTGGTCGGCGTGTACATGTTCGATGAACATATCCACGAGGCTGTTAGGTCGATCCAGCCTTCTTGGAGAGACGAGTTGGAAATAACTGATGCAATCCAGTGGCTCATAGACGAAGGATTCGAGGTTAGGCCACATGTCATATCGGGGTGGTGGAAGGATACGGGGCGACTCGAGGATTTATTGGAGGCTAACCGTTTTGTCTTAGAAGACATCGAGCGGTCGGTAGAAGGCGATGTAGACAGCGAATCCGAGGTGGTTGGAAAGGTCGTCGTACCAAAGAGCGCGGTAATAGAAAACTCGGTAATCAGAGGACCCGCTGTAATAGGCGAGAATACGGTAATCTCACGCAGTTTTATCGGACCTTTCACCTCTATTTACGACGGCTGTCGTATCGAGGAGTCTACCGTGGAACACTCTGTGGTAATGGAGTGTGTGACGATTTCCTGTATCGAGCGCATCGAGGACAGCTTGATCGGAAAAGAGGTCGTTGTCCAAAGGGGATCTGGAAAACGTCCCGCTGCGTTGAGGCTAATGGTCGGCGATCACTCTCGAGTGTCGCTGTCTTGA
- the rfbB gene encoding dTDP-glucose 4,6-dehydratase, producing MKVLVTGGCGFIGSHLCRMLLARGDFEVTNLDALTYAADPLALAEFHSDSRYRFVKGDICEWETVIEAMQGCEVVFHLAAESFVDRSLHRAAEFVRTNVDGTALLLEAARQLGVRRFVHVGTDEVYGSQDDPGEKATETSSLEPSSPYSASKAAGDLLALAAHRSYGQDVVVTRCSNNYGPRQFPEKLIPLTIVNLFDGVEVPIYGDGRQVRDWLFVEDHCTALLTALEKGKAGEVYNIAAEQDPEWTNLDVVKALVRMTGANANLVRFVEDRPGHDRRYAMSSSKIRELGWSPSLSLEEGLERTVSWYKANEDWWRPRLPKERSVPQHKWAGVHK from the coding sequence TTGAAGGTCTTAGTCACTGGAGGCTGCGGGTTCATAGGCTCTCACCTGTGCCGGATGCTCCTCGCCAGAGGAGACTTCGAGGTGACCAACTTAGATGCGCTCACCTACGCTGCCGACCCGTTAGCACTGGCCGAGTTCCATTCGGACTCTCGCTATAGATTTGTAAAGGGGGACATCTGCGAGTGGGAGACGGTCATAGAAGCTATGCAGGGGTGCGAAGTTGTGTTCCACCTGGCTGCAGAAAGCTTTGTCGACCGCTCTCTGCATCGGGCAGCTGAGTTCGTGCGCACAAATGTTGATGGAACAGCTCTACTGCTGGAGGCGGCGCGCCAGCTCGGAGTTAGGCGATTCGTTCACGTCGGGACTGACGAGGTTTACGGCTCGCAGGACGATCCGGGAGAGAAGGCTACGGAAACAAGTTCTCTCGAGCCCTCGAGCCCGTACTCTGCGTCGAAAGCCGCAGGAGACCTTTTGGCGCTTGCAGCGCACCGAAGCTACGGGCAAGACGTTGTTGTCACGCGTTGCTCCAATAATTACGGCCCCAGACAGTTTCCCGAGAAACTGATTCCATTGACGATTGTGAATCTGTTCGATGGTGTCGAAGTTCCCATCTACGGGGACGGACGTCAGGTGCGAGACTGGCTATTCGTGGAAGACCACTGTACCGCTTTGCTGACTGCTCTTGAGAAGGGAAAGGCTGGTGAGGTGTACAACATCGCTGCGGAGCAAGATCCTGAATGGACCAACCTTGATGTAGTAAAAGCTCTGGTTCGGATGACTGGCGCTAACGCGAATCTCGTGCGCTTTGTAGAGGATCGACCCGGACACGACAGGAGGTACGCGATGAGCTCCTCTAAGATTCGAGAGTTGGGTTGGTCACCGTCTCTGAGCTTGGAAGAGGGACTGGAGAGAACTGTTTCGTGGTACAAGGCAAACGAGGATTGGTGGAGACCGCGGTTGCCTAAAGAGCGATCTGTACCCCAGCACAAGTGGGCCGGAGTGCATAAATAG
- the rfbD gene encoding dTDP-4-dehydrorhamnose reductase, with protein MRYLITGAAGQLGYEIVECLGARDVAAFSHGQLDVTDRHAVTEAVLAYQPDVIVNAAAYTDVDGAESEPEAAYSVNAWGARNVALAAKQTESYVCYISTDFVFDGTKDYYNEWDHPAPLGVYGASKLAGEQETAAHAPAWSIVRTAWLCGRKGRNFAKTILSLRNSRDTIEVVDDQRGSPSVASDIAAALVEVCARRLEGIFHVTNSGSATWCELAKAIMRAAGDDPERIVPTKTEDLRRPAKRPRSSVLDNACLRAAGLAALRPWQEAFDELVCDLLNDTRGRELK; from the coding sequence TTGCGGTACTTGATCACCGGAGCGGCAGGACAGCTGGGATACGAGATCGTCGAGTGCCTCGGCGCCAGGGATGTCGCCGCATTCTCACACGGCCAACTCGATGTCACCGACAGGCACGCCGTGACGGAAGCGGTGCTGGCATACCAGCCTGACGTGATCGTCAATGCAGCAGCCTACACCGATGTCGATGGCGCGGAATCGGAGCCCGAGGCAGCGTACTCGGTCAATGCGTGGGGAGCAAGAAATGTGGCTTTGGCAGCCAAACAAACGGAATCTTATGTTTGCTACATAAGCACTGACTTCGTCTTCGACGGGACAAAGGACTATTACAACGAGTGGGACCATCCTGCGCCGCTCGGTGTTTACGGGGCTTCGAAGTTGGCTGGCGAGCAAGAGACCGCAGCGCATGCGCCTGCTTGGTCGATTGTAAGGACAGCTTGGTTGTGTGGAAGAAAAGGCAGAAACTTCGCAAAGACGATTCTTTCGCTTAGAAACTCTCGAGACACTATCGAGGTAGTGGACGACCAAAGAGGTTCTCCCTCCGTGGCCTCCGACATCGCTGCAGCACTAGTAGAGGTGTGCGCTAGGAGACTCGAAGGTATCTTTCACGTGACCAACTCTGGGTCTGCAACATGGTGCGAGCTTGCCAAAGCTATCATGCGAGCTGCCGGCGACGACCCCGAGAGGATAGTGCCGACAAAAACCGAGGACCTGCGCCGCCCCGCGAAGCGTCCCAGGTCGTCGGTGCTGGACAACGCATGTTTACGGGCCGCCGGCCTCGCAGCGTTGAGACCGTGGCAAGAGGCCTTCGATGAGTTGGTCTGCGACCTGCTGAACGACACACGGGGGAGGGAGTTGAAATGA
- a CDS encoding ABC transporter ATP-binding protein has product MAITTASAPVQVHHVWKWFRLYQQRAHTLKETLLARRSQFEEFWALKDVSFQVDKGEMLGIIGPNGSGKSTLLKCIARIISPNYGEIHVNGSLSSLLELGTGFHPELSGRENVYLAGSILGLSKAEIDRKFSDIVEFSGLDEFIDTPLKNYSSGMTARLAFSVAISIEPEVLLLDEVLAVGDEAFQLKCYDYISGLRRAGKTIVFVSHSLTSVRRLCSKVLWLEKGVVRAYGDADEVVSLYQNAVRRAQTEGMGVSGSESRWGNQKIRIRAFEILDLDGSVRSSVRTGDQVIFRLAYESDVDAGKVVPTVRIYSAETGACVTGVNSLTNQTPQTFEISPGKGYLEFRCPNLSLWRGRYVVSVALGDDLGATTYDWREKAFEFRVVPGEFDQGDGVFYLHGIWSHEAI; this is encoded by the coding sequence ATGGCAATTACTACCGCGAGTGCGCCTGTTCAAGTACACCACGTTTGGAAGTGGTTTCGGTTATATCAGCAAAGAGCACACACTTTGAAGGAAACACTTTTAGCGAGAAGATCGCAGTTTGAGGAATTTTGGGCTTTAAAAGATGTGTCATTTCAGGTTGATAAAGGTGAGATGCTGGGGATTATCGGACCGAATGGTTCTGGCAAGTCTACGTTACTGAAGTGTATAGCACGGATAATTTCTCCGAATTACGGAGAAATTCATGTCAATGGCTCTTTGTCGTCATTGCTAGAGCTTGGAACGGGTTTTCACCCGGAGTTATCAGGGCGGGAGAATGTATATTTGGCGGGATCAATTCTTGGGCTATCAAAGGCCGAAATTGACAGGAAGTTTTCAGATATTGTTGAGTTTTCCGGGTTGGATGAGTTTATTGACACGCCGCTGAAAAATTATTCCTCTGGTATGACTGCTCGACTTGCGTTTTCAGTCGCAATTAGCATTGAGCCGGAAGTTTTGCTTCTTGACGAGGTGTTAGCTGTCGGGGACGAAGCCTTTCAATTAAAGTGCTACGACTATATATCTGGTCTTAGGCGTGCAGGAAAGACGATTGTATTTGTCAGCCATTCACTTACCTCGGTTCGACGATTGTGTTCGAAGGTGCTGTGGTTAGAAAAAGGAGTAGTGCGCGCATATGGGGATGCGGATGAGGTAGTGAGTCTATACCAGAACGCTGTGCGCAGAGCACAAACAGAGGGTATGGGAGTATCGGGATCGGAGAGCCGCTGGGGAAACCAAAAGATAAGAATTCGGGCTTTTGAAATTTTGGATCTTGATGGATCGGTCAGATCTTCCGTTCGCACCGGGGATCAAGTTATCTTTAGGCTAGCCTACGAGTCCGACGTTGATGCTGGGAAGGTAGTGCCTACGGTTCGTATTTATTCAGCCGAAACAGGGGCATGCGTAACCGGCGTCAACTCCCTTACCAACCAGACGCCGCAGACCTTTGAGATATCTCCCGGCAAAGGATATCTGGAGTTTCGTTGCCCTAATTTGTCACTGTGGAGAGGTCGCTACGTAGTGAGCGTGGCTCTGGGAGACGATCTCGGGGCAACGACGTACGACTGGCGAGAGAAAGCCTTCGAGTTTAGAGTGGTGCCGGGAGAGTTCGACCAGGGAGACGGGGTGTTCTATTTACACGGGATCTGGAGCCACGAAGCAATTTAA
- a CDS encoding glycosyl transferase produces the protein MMLPPEPLSPTVSVVIVTWNAIGHTKTCIESLFEKTAYADFDVIVVDNGSTDDTLEYLRSIAGITLVECGENLGFAKGANIGIAHSKPDSDVVVVNNDIKITDPDWIGKLRRAAYSDSNVAVVGCRLVFPDGKLNHTGSFVRPYEMLGENESGLEDDIGQCTKNRKVEAVIGAVLYMKRAAIEVLGAFDEAYFAYFEDTDLCYRARKKGFEILYCGELTLEHAGSASLKENRYDFNEMYMASRKVFTARWREEILDSRELSVVWSSTLHLPVGYATATRNIIKKLWAEGVYVNYHSLYSDHSEPNTGDPLLDDVRRIPRRAGSLWVAAGPADLWKRVPSEFRVGYTMLEVDGIPREWVDAANRAVEVWVPSQFNVETFESSGVKRPIHKIPLGVDTDYFHPAITPYKKFQRFTFLSLFEWGERKGPEILIKAFTEEFSLSDDVVLVIACTNWDPAVNIRASIERLKLRKKRAPIIVYVNPQLEGYQMGTLYRAADVFVLPTKGEGFGLPILEAMACGVPPIATNWSGHTEFFDESVGYPIEVQCMESAVAKCPYYEGFRWALPNLEHLRALMRRAVTNQDELRQKAAAAAERAQRYDWRITAGLIKERLKALSL, from the coding sequence ATGATGCTTCCTCCAGAACCCCTCTCTCCAACCGTTTCTGTGGTCATAGTAACCTGGAATGCCATAGGACACACCAAAACCTGCATCGAGTCGCTGTTCGAAAAAACTGCCTACGCCGATTTCGACGTCATCGTCGTCGACAACGGCTCGACAGACGACACTCTGGAGTACCTGCGAAGTATCGCGGGGATCACCTTGGTGGAATGTGGCGAGAATCTTGGATTTGCCAAAGGAGCCAACATAGGTATAGCTCACTCCAAGCCAGACTCCGACGTGGTCGTCGTCAACAACGACATAAAGATCACGGATCCCGATTGGATCGGAAAACTGCGCAGAGCGGCGTACTCAGATTCAAACGTCGCCGTAGTCGGATGCAGGCTGGTATTTCCGGACGGGAAGCTGAACCATACTGGGTCCTTCGTCCGGCCTTATGAGATGCTCGGCGAAAACGAATCTGGGCTCGAAGACGACATTGGGCAGTGCACAAAAAATCGGAAAGTCGAAGCAGTAATCGGAGCTGTCCTCTATATGAAAAGAGCAGCGATAGAAGTGCTAGGAGCGTTCGACGAGGCTTACTTCGCCTACTTCGAAGACACCGACTTGTGTTACAGAGCCCGCAAGAAAGGCTTCGAGATACTTTACTGTGGCGAGCTGACTCTTGAGCATGCAGGGAGTGCTTCTCTCAAAGAGAATCGTTATGACTTCAACGAAATGTACATGGCCTCTCGAAAAGTTTTCACAGCACGCTGGCGAGAAGAAATCCTCGACTCCAGAGAACTTTCTGTGGTCTGGTCTTCCACACTGCACCTCCCTGTGGGATATGCGACCGCAACTCGAAACATAATAAAGAAGCTTTGGGCCGAGGGTGTCTACGTCAACTATCACAGCCTTTACTCCGATCATTCAGAACCGAACACCGGGGATCCGCTACTGGACGATGTCAGGAGAATCCCACGCCGGGCGGGATCGCTTTGGGTAGCAGCAGGTCCCGCAGATCTGTGGAAGCGAGTCCCATCGGAGTTTAGGGTGGGCTACACAATGTTAGAAGTTGACGGTATCCCCCGAGAATGGGTCGATGCCGCTAACCGAGCTGTAGAGGTCTGGGTACCTTCTCAGTTCAACGTGGAGACATTTGAATCTTCAGGGGTCAAGCGTCCGATCCACAAGATACCTCTCGGTGTCGACACCGATTACTTTCACCCCGCTATCACGCCATACAAAAAGTTTCAGCGTTTTACGTTCTTATCTCTATTCGAGTGGGGCGAGAGAAAAGGTCCCGAGATTTTGATAAAAGCCTTCACCGAAGAGTTTTCTCTCTCCGACGACGTCGTGCTGGTAATCGCTTGTACCAATTGGGATCCGGCTGTAAACATTCGAGCCTCTATCGAAAGGCTCAAGCTTCGGAAGAAAAGGGCTCCGATAATCGTCTACGTAAATCCCCAACTTGAAGGGTACCAGATGGGCACTCTTTATAGGGCAGCCGACGTATTCGTTTTACCTACTAAAGGGGAAGGATTCGGGCTACCTATCCTGGAAGCAATGGCCTGTGGAGTCCCGCCAATAGCAACAAATTGGTCGGGACATACCGAGTTTTTTGACGAGTCTGTGGGATACCCCATTGAGGTTCAATGTATGGAGTCCGCCGTTGCGAAGTGCCCATACTACGAGGGTTTCAGATGGGCTCTCCCCAACCTGGAGCACCTGAGAGCTCTCATGCGTCGAGCCGTAACCAATCAAGACGAGCTCCGACAAAAAGCCGCTGCAGCAGCCGAACGGGCGCAACGATACGATTGGCGGATCACCGCCGGTCTAATCAAAGAACGACTGAAGGCGCTGTCACTATGA